A part of Saliniradius amylolyticus genomic DNA contains:
- a CDS encoding 3-hydroxybutyrate dehydrogenase gives MTLKGKVAVITGSTSGIGLATARVLAQNGADIMLHGLMSQQDGEALASELASEFGVKVCFDDADMRDPAATKALLERTVAKLGSVDILVNNAGIQHTETVDNFPEQKWHDIIAINLSAAFFTTQKALPVMKKKGWGRIVNIASVHGLVGSVKKSAYCAAKHGIVGLTKVTALENADQGITVNAICPGWVNTPILQAQVDDMAASKGIDKETAKRALVTTKQPLPEMMEPSQIGELILFLCSDAARSITGASLPIDGAWTAQ, from the coding sequence ATGACGTTAAAAGGCAAAGTGGCTGTGATCACCGGCTCCACCAGTGGCATTGGTTTAGCCACGGCCAGGGTGCTGGCACAAAACGGGGCCGATATTATGTTGCATGGCTTGATGAGTCAGCAGGATGGCGAGGCGCTGGCGAGCGAACTGGCCAGTGAGTTTGGCGTTAAGGTTTGTTTTGACGATGCGGATATGCGCGACCCGGCGGCCACCAAGGCCCTGTTGGAACGTACGGTGGCCAAGTTGGGTTCGGTGGATATTCTGGTGAATAACGCCGGTATCCAGCATACCGAGACGGTGGACAATTTCCCGGAACAAAAATGGCATGACATCATCGCCATTAATTTAAGTGCTGCTTTCTTCACGACACAAAAGGCCTTGCCGGTGATGAAGAAAAAAGGCTGGGGGCGGATTGTGAATATCGCCTCGGTGCATGGCCTGGTAGGCTCGGTGAAAAAGTCGGCCTATTGTGCGGCAAAACATGGCATCGTGGGGCTGACCAAGGTTACGGCGCTGGAAAATGCTGATCAGGGTATTACCGTTAATGCCATCTGCCCCGGATGGGTGAATACGCCAATCCTACAGGCGCAGGTGGATGATATGGCGGCCAGTAAAGGTATTGATAAGGAGACCGCTAAGCGGGCGCTGGTCACCACCAAGCAGCCACTGCCAGAGATGATGGAGCCCTCGCAAATTGGCGAGCTGATCCTGTTTTTATGCTCTGACGCGGCCCGCTCAATTACTGGAGCCAGCCTGCCTATCGACGGCGCCTGGACCGCTCAGTAA
- a CDS encoding TonB-dependent receptor has translation MKSHALKKTASAIRVALLLSAGVHGATYAQQSDNEDNKDAKKDVEIVEVKGYRASVQRSLNIKRFSDTIVDAISAEDIGKFPDQTVADALQRVAGVQVQRSEGESDRVSIRGTAPHLNLTLLNGQSVASATASASIVKASRGFNYSLLPTELIDTLEVHKSAQAKVQEGSLGGTVIVKTRRPLDAEANSVAFSIKDTYQETTGEHSPTLSGFYTWKSEDERLGFNLGGVLKETTTQRDGLGGTGFNYLHEIDGQTVYTPRDVNASRYNANKELTTFSSAIQYAFDDDKLLTFNNLYSSADKTNQFFANGVWIGESSFADLSGQLDGDIMTSGNLSPNNNDLNADPRWHHYGNFLESRYRSTREKGAYDTRVHDLKFEWNATDFTLTAQAGVTKADGAISIRALDFEAQSQASFDMSGDQIDFTLSPDTTAEDYVGVYIADKNYVNDEEEVYFQTDFNYLLNHSWFTSIDAGLRYSDHDKTSRVQLNEHYPWFSYNEEYSGSAYLESLYPGFGVQSIDLNGYANGTVNDFMGSGQQPYLYAFDFNAMDGAFEEVGLLRSYWHPAYALNINEKVTSAYVQANFDHDKWQGNFGVRVAKTDQQSIGFDILKPDGWFPGDRLAEAQSPVTVDRDYTDVLPSLNISYDWSDEVIIRFAAASVMSRPDYDLLAQRKIYSRTGGIQGNPHLNPTEADQYDLSAEYYFSDASILSVAYFHKNIKSYVTEEMVETNVLLPDDENVNVLDEEGVGYSISQMELRTPVNGSGGTNKGVEINFQHDFGNGFGALANYTYQKADMDEEGAVLPNNSEDTYNLSGYYEAGGILARLSYTFRSEYYAGLARHIDRYTDDYGQWDANFGYDINDNVSVTLQVLNLTDENQKTFVESEQGTRALLSEYNYGRRAYAGVSVKF, from the coding sequence ATGAAGTCACACGCATTGAAAAAAACCGCCAGCGCCATCAGGGTCGCTCTATTGCTAAGTGCCGGAGTTCACGGTGCAACTTACGCACAACAGTCAGATAACGAAGACAACAAAGATGCCAAGAAAGATGTCGAGATTGTTGAAGTCAAAGGCTATCGAGCGTCAGTGCAACGGAGTCTGAACATCAAGCGCTTTTCCGATACCATCGTCGACGCCATCTCGGCGGAAGACATCGGTAAATTCCCCGACCAAACGGTCGCCGACGCACTGCAGCGAGTGGCTGGGGTACAGGTGCAGCGGTCTGAAGGCGAGAGTGACCGGGTCAGTATTCGGGGTACCGCGCCTCACCTGAACCTGACTTTGCTTAATGGCCAAAGTGTGGCTTCTGCAACGGCATCGGCCTCAATCGTTAAAGCCTCTCGTGGCTTTAACTACTCACTATTGCCCACTGAGCTTATCGATACACTGGAAGTCCACAAATCGGCACAAGCCAAAGTTCAGGAAGGCTCCCTGGGGGGCACTGTGATTGTGAAGACTCGTCGTCCTTTAGATGCCGAGGCCAACTCGGTGGCGTTTTCCATCAAGGACACCTATCAGGAAACCACCGGCGAACACAGTCCGACCCTGTCCGGTTTTTATACCTGGAAAAGTGAGGATGAGCGCCTTGGCTTTAACCTTGGCGGTGTGCTCAAAGAAACCACCACTCAGCGCGATGGGCTGGGCGGTACAGGCTTCAATTACTTACATGAAATCGATGGCCAGACTGTTTATACCCCGCGTGACGTGAACGCGTCTCGCTATAACGCGAATAAAGAGCTCACCACCTTTTCCTCGGCAATCCAGTATGCGTTCGACGATGACAAGTTGCTGACCTTTAATAATCTTTATTCCAGTGCCGATAAAACCAATCAGTTTTTTGCCAATGGCGTATGGATCGGCGAGAGTAGCTTTGCCGACCTGAGCGGACAGCTTGACGGTGATATTATGACTTCAGGCAACCTGTCGCCCAACAATAACGACCTCAATGCCGATCCCAGATGGCATCATTATGGTAACTTTCTGGAATCACGTTATCGCTCAACCCGTGAGAAAGGCGCTTACGACACCCGGGTACACGACCTGAAGTTTGAGTGGAACGCCACTGATTTTACCCTCACAGCTCAGGCCGGTGTAACCAAGGCCGATGGCGCTATCTCCATTCGTGCGCTGGATTTTGAGGCCCAAAGCCAGGCCAGCTTCGATATGAGCGGTGATCAGATCGACTTCACTCTGAGCCCGGATACCACTGCCGAAGACTATGTGGGCGTTTACATTGCCGATAAGAATTACGTCAACGACGAAGAAGAGGTCTACTTCCAGACTGACTTTAACTACCTGCTAAATCACAGCTGGTTTACGTCCATCGATGCGGGCTTAAGATACAGCGACCATGACAAGACCTCCCGGGTACAGCTAAACGAGCATTATCCGTGGTTCTCTTATAACGAGGAGTACAGTGGTTCGGCCTATCTGGAAAGCCTGTACCCCGGCTTTGGGGTACAGTCCATCGATCTCAATGGTTACGCCAATGGTACAGTGAATGACTTTATGGGCAGTGGTCAACAGCCCTATTTATATGCCTTTGACTTTAACGCAATGGACGGTGCGTTTGAGGAAGTCGGCCTGCTAAGAAGCTACTGGCATCCCGCTTACGCCTTAAACATCAACGAAAAAGTCACCAGTGCCTACGTTCAGGCCAACTTCGACCATGACAAGTGGCAGGGTAACTTCGGGGTTCGAGTGGCGAAAACCGACCAGCAAAGCATCGGCTTTGACATTCTTAAGCCGGACGGTTGGTTCCCCGGCGACAGACTGGCCGAAGCGCAATCTCCAGTTACGGTCGATCGCGATTACACCGATGTGTTGCCAAGTCTGAATATTTCTTACGACTGGAGCGATGAGGTGATTATCCGCTTTGCCGCCGCCAGCGTCATGTCCCGTCCGGATTACGACTTACTGGCACAGCGTAAAATTTACTCGCGCACTGGCGGCATTCAGGGTAACCCTCACCTGAACCCTACCGAGGCCGACCAGTACGATCTCTCGGCGGAATATTATTTCTCCGATGCCTCCATTCTGTCGGTGGCCTACTTCCACAAGAACATTAAATCTTATGTGACCGAGGAAATGGTCGAGACTAATGTGCTGCTCCCAGATGATGAGAACGTCAATGTGTTGGACGAAGAAGGCGTGGGTTACAGCATCTCTCAGATGGAGCTAAGAACCCCGGTTAACGGTTCCGGCGGCACCAATAAAGGGGTGGAAATCAATTTCCAGCATGATTTTGGTAACGGCTTTGGCGCCTTGGCTAATTACACCTATCAGAAAGCCGATATGGACGAGGAAGGCGCGGTATTACCGAATAACTCAGAGGATACCTATAACCTCAGCGGTTACTATGAGGCCGGTGGTATTCTGGCCCGGTTATCTTACACGTTCCGCAGTGAATACTACGCTGGCCTCGCCCGTCATATCGACCGTTACACCGACGACTACGGTCAGTGGGATGCCAACTTCGGCTACGACATCAACGACAATGTCTCGGTGACATTGCAGGTACTGAACCTGACCGATGAGAATCAGAAAACCTTTGTTGAATCGGAGCAAGGCACTCGTGCACTGCTGTCCGAATACAACTATGGGCGCCGCGCTTACGCTGGCGTGTCAGTGAAGTTCTAG